A region from the Desulfocurvibacter africanus subsp. africanus DSM 2603 genome encodes:
- a CDS encoding CsgG/HfaB family protein codes for MKRKVAIGRFTNESKYGQSFFLDKESKDRLGKQAVDILSTKLVATEKFILIERADLDKIQKELGIGGKGEYRNMADYLILGSVTEFGRKDVGDVGVFSRTKRQMAFAKVHIRLVEVSTGQIVYSEEGSGEVYSEAGSVFGVGTRAGYDTTLNDKAIEAAITNVASNIIENLLERPWKGYILARNAGQYLISGGKTQNIKAGDVFEVVAEGQKVRNPQTNAVITLPGEVIGRLRVTATFGETAENEVSACELLNGSLTTWDATQNYEKLFIREAR; via the coding sequence GTGAAACGCAAGGTGGCCATCGGTCGTTTCACCAACGAGAGTAAATACGGGCAGAGTTTCTTCCTCGATAAGGAGTCCAAGGATCGCCTGGGCAAGCAGGCCGTGGACATACTGTCGACAAAGTTGGTGGCCACGGAAAAGTTTATTCTCATCGAGCGCGCTGATCTCGATAAAATTCAGAAGGAGCTTGGGATCGGAGGTAAGGGTGAGTACCGCAACATGGCAGACTACCTGATCCTCGGATCCGTCACCGAATTCGGCCGCAAGGACGTAGGCGACGTAGGCGTGTTTAGTCGTACCAAGCGGCAGATGGCTTTTGCCAAAGTTCATATCCGCCTCGTCGAAGTGTCTACCGGGCAAATTGTCTACTCCGAGGAAGGCAGTGGTGAGGTCTATTCCGAGGCTGGCAGTGTATTTGGGGTGGGGACCCGTGCCGGATATGATACGACCCTAAATGATAAAGCTATCGAGGCCGCCATCACCAATGTCGCCTCAAATATCATCGAGAACCTGCTGGAACGCCCCTGGAAGGGATACATCCTCGCCCGTAACGCGGGGCAGTACCTCATTTCAGGAGGCAAGACCCAAAATATCAAGGCTGGCGACGTATTCGAGGTTGTGGCCGAAGGCCAGAAGGTTCGTAACCCTCAAACCAATGCAGTGATCACGTTGCCCGGCGAAGTCATAGGGCGCCTTCGCGTGACCGCGACCTTTGGCGAGACAGCAGAGAACGAAGTCTCGGCATGCGAGCTCCTCAATGGCTCGCTGACGACGTGGGATGCGACGCAGAACTACGAGAAACTCTTTATACGTGAAGCGCGCTAG